Proteins from one Sphaeramia orbicularis chromosome 17, fSphaOr1.1, whole genome shotgun sequence genomic window:
- the pter gene encoding N-acetyltaurine hydrolase: MSKLSGKVQTVLGLVDPDQLGRTMTHEHLTMSFECCYFPPSPGDEAVAENPFQMQHMYWLRQNQYSCHENLLLHQEVGAVREELLAYRKAGGGAIVENTTTGIERDMPTLKQLAKDTGVHIIAGAGYYVDCTHSETTRKTSVEKLTDIIISEVLHGADGTDIRCGVIGEIGTGWPITDSEKKVLKATAHAQAQLGCPVIIHPGRDPAAPAEVVRILQEAGGDIRKTVMSHLDRTIFDNGELLEFAKLGSYLEYDLFGVEMLNYSYNLSVDMPSDSQRVQALAFLVKEGYEDRIVIAHDIHTKNRLTKFGGHGYSHILKNIVPKMLRRGISQHQVDKILIDNPKEWLTFK, encoded by the exons ATGTCAAAGCTGAGTGGGAAAGTCCAGACCGTCCTGGGACTGGTGGATCCTGACCAACTGGGCCGCACCATGACCCATGAACATCTGACCATGAGCTTCGAGTGCTGCTACTTTCCCCCAAGTCCAGGCGATGAAGCAGTGGCAGAGAACCCCTTCCAGATGCAGCACATGTACTGGCTGAGACAGAACCAGTACAGCTGCCACGAGAACCTGCTCCTGCATCAGGAGGTCGGCGCTGTGCGAGAAGAGCTACTGGCCTACAGGAAGGCTGGAGGAGGAGCCATAGTGGAGAACACCACCACAGGCATCGAGCGGGACATGCCTACCCTAAAGCAGCTGGCCAAAGACACCGGGGTCCACATCATCGCTGGTGCAGGCTACTATGTGGACTGCACCCACTCAGAGACCACCAGGAAAACGAGTGTGGAGAAG CTTACTGACATCATCATCAGCGAGGTGCTACACGGTGCTGACGGCACAGACATCCGCTGTGGTGTGATTGGAGAGATCGGCACCGGCTGGCCCATCACAGACAGCGAGAAGAAGGTGCTGAAAGCCACGGCTCACGCTCAGGCCCAGCTCGGCTGCCCCGTCATCATCCATCCTGGCAGGGATCCCGCTGCTCCGGCTGAAGTCGTTCGTATTCTCCAGGAGGCCGGCGGTGACATCAGAAAAACTGTCATGTCACACCTGGACAG GACTATTTTTGATAATGGTGAACTGCTGGAGTTCGCTAAACTGGGGAGTTACCTGGAGTATGATCTTTTTGGAGTGGAGATGCTCAACTACAGCTATAACTTGTCTGTTGACATGCCCAGTGACAGCCAGCGGGTCCAGGC CTTGGCGTTCCTGGTGAAGGAAGGCTACGAGGACAGGATAGTGATCGCGCATGACATCCACACCAAAAACCGGCTCACGAAATTTGGCGGCCACGGTTACTCGCACATCCTGAAGAACATTGTGCCAAAGATGCTGAGGAGGGGCATCTCTCAACACCAAGTGGACAAGATCCTCATTGACAACCCTAAAGAATGGCTGACCTTCAAATGA
- the c1ql3b gene encoding complement C1q-like protein 3b, with translation MIATGVCGVALVLVLVVLIPVMVNSAGTPARYEMLGSCQMVCDSHGTAATATAKATNPIKDNRLVQSLPTFIQGPQGEPGRVGRMGPRGPVGEPGPPGPAGPPGERGAPGPPGPPGAPGANGPTGAISAATYNTVPKIAFYAGLKKQHEGYEVLKFDDVVTNLGNHYDPSTGKFTCSIPGIYFFVYHVLMRGGDGTSMWADLCKNNQVRASAIAQDADQNYDYASNSVVLHLEPGDEIYIKLDGGKAHGGNNNKYSTFSGFMLYAD, from the exons ATGATCGCAACTGGTGTTTGTGGCGTCGcgctggtgctggtgctggtggtTCTGATCCCGGTCATGGTGAACTCCGCCGGGACTCCCGCCCGCTATGAAATGCTCGGATCCTGTCAAATGGTGTGTGACTCCCACGGAACCGCAGCCACAGCCACGGCAAAGGCAACCAACCCGATCAAAGACAACCGCCTGGTTCAGTCTCTGCCAACGTTCATCCAAGGTCCCCAAGGAGAGCCGGGACGCGTGGGGAGGATGGGCCCCAGGGGACCAGTTGGCGAGCCCGGACCACCCGGACCTGCTGGTCCGCCCGGTGAAAGGGGGGCACCTGGTCCCCCGGGTCCACCCGGAGCACCGGGAGCAAATGGACCTACCGGTGCCATCAGTGCGGCCACTTACAACACTGTCCCAAAGATAGCGTTTTACGCAGGACTGAAAAAGCAGCATGAGGGATATGAAGTGCTCAAATTCGACGACGTTGTCACTAATCTTGGCAACCATTATGACCCATCTACAGGGAAATTCACCTGCTCCATACCTGGGATTTACTTCTTTGTTTATCATGTGCTGATGAGAGGCGGTGACGGAACCAGCATGTGGGCTGACCTCTGTAAAAACAACCAG GTGAGGGCCAGTGCCATCGCCCAAGACGCGGACCAGAACTACGACTATGCCAGCAACAGTGTGGTATTACACCTGGAGCCCGGGGATGAGATTTACATCAAACTGGACGGCGGGAAAGCGCACGGAGGCAACAACAACAAGTACAGCACCTTCTCTGGCTTCATGTTGTACGCTGACTGA